tttattatttatattaataacatttagataaattatattttatatttagtaaaattataataaacgatgaaaatataaaaaaaaaaatcgatttaTCGAGAAATTGTAAAAATACCTAAAAAAAATAGAGGGAAATATCGATTTTTGTGAGGATATGGTACTGATTTCAAAGAGGGAAGAGATTTTATTTTGATAGTACCCCAAGaaagagaggggaaaaaaagaacaaaattcgAAATGAGCAAGTGTTTGAAGTGGCATTTGTGGTAGTCCGTCCATGTGTCCCCTACCTCTCTCATGCATCTCACCACCTGTTCCTCAAAACTAATCACCATTTTCACTCTTTCAGTTCTGTTCCAAAATAATGCGATAAATAATTTTGGAAACAACGATCAGAAGGCTAACTTAATCAACAAGCTATTAAGCAGAAAATGAACAATCTAAGTTAGAGACATTACTAATTTTTGGAGTATGAACAAACCAAAAAACAGTAGCATCATCTCCTCAAAagctaaaatatatatacacacatatatgcACAAGCTGGAGAATAGTGTTGTATTAGCACGGATTGCAAAAACGCCGACTCAGGTACACAAGATGCCAAGTAAGAGCCATGAGAGTGAGCAGATTTAACAAGGATGAATATGAATTCAGCTTCTTTAGCCTCTTATTCAACCCCACTATTCTAGACTTCACCACTTCTCGGTCTACCACTTGTGTGGGTGTGGTGGTTGTGATTGCTGGGGGACTATCATTCACATTCCCAATCCCTGGCTCACCGCCTATATCCTCTATTCCTCGTCCTTCttccttttcaatttttaatctcTCAAACATTACCTGCACAGCATTAAATACACAAAATTAATGTTGTAATTAGGGGTCGCATTCAAACTGAATCTTTCTAAAGAGAGAAAGGAACCGAACCGAAAACTCCGCCCAACCCAAAAATGCAGTCTCCGATTGGAAGAAAATACCTTGGTGGCTCGAGGCTCCATGTAGAGAAAGTTGGCAAAAATCATGAAAAGTGCTGCCACAAGTACGTATCCTTGAACAATTTCAGCATTTTTTGGAATTGGAAACTTCCATTCTGCGCGTCTGAATAAATGCCCAAATAGAGCCATCCCAATTGAGGAAGCCATGGCCTTAAAATACACGGGATATATCTTGCTCTGTACCACAGCCAACTGCTGCCTTGGCAGCACACTCGCCAGCACATAGCTAGAAATGAAGGTAACCCACACGCCCATTCCCAAAGCCATAGCAAATCCCAACAGACCCAACACATCCGTACCAAAACCCAAGTGCCTAAATGAATACTTTATTACCTTTACCCCTCTATCAACTATGCCCATCAGATTCTGCTTCAGCCTGTTTTCCCCCGTTTTGATCTTCTCTCCTGTCTCCCTTGCCAGCCGTTCAGCACCTTCCACAACGTCCTCTTCTCTTGATTTGGCTTCTTTCACTGTCTTCTTTGCACCCTCTTTCCATTCACGTGCTTTCCCCAAAACAGCCTCTTTCGTTTGGTGGGATTTGTCTGAAATTGTGTCTTTGGCTTCATCAAATGCATCGGCGACAGCCTCTCCAACATCGTGGGCCTCCTGCACCGTTTCGGAAACCATCACTTTAGCTTTCTCCACAGCGCTGGCTACCTTATGCTTACATTTTCCGTAGACATCGCAAATAAGATCTCTGGTGCGGTGGCTTTCGGAATCTTTGACATCTTGGTCGGGTTGGGAAGAGATGGAAACTTTAGTATTGTGTTGATCTTGGTCGCCATACTCGACCACAACCACTCGATGGCCTTCTTTAACAATAACATCTTGTTGCGAAGGAGGGGGAGACCAGAGTCCTGCGGCAGACAAAGTAGTGACGATGAGACACAGAGCAAATAGGTTGGTCATGTTGAAGTTGAAGCTTGAAGACAAGATGTGGATGAAGACTTGAAacacatttatttattaaggAGGAAAGGAGTGATGGACGCGTAGTGCATATAGAGAGACAAATGTTTCGATATTACACTTCAACGTGTGCAAATTCGGGTAAGAAGAATAAGATTTGATTGCTCTGATCGGACACGTGTTATCATTTCTTTGTACCCTCAACTGATAATGATGTGCAATCCACACTGCCCAAGAAATTTATTGTACTAGAGTGGTATGAAATATTCTCCTGAATTATGTACAGtttatgtaaaataaataaataataaattatttaatgatggaggcttataaaataaattaataaatcacgTGTGAGTTAGTATTAGAGTACTAGATTTTTCATACTCGTTCCCGTCCTTCTCATATAGAATTGTAAATTCATTAGGAGTAATGACCAGTTGCACTAAATATCATGTTTCCCACCTCTTTaccatataaataaaaataaaattatcgcAAGGTAATATATCATTAGGAGCAGCTTGGGATGTAAAGATGGATGTATCCCACCCGCACCCAAGTTTTTTCCATTCATTATTCACAAGCATTGATTCATGAAGGACAAATGTCGGCTATGAGAAAGGCAACCTCAACAAACTCGCCAGTGGCACCCCCACATTTAAAAACAATATCAGTTTGATTACAGAAAGGAAGAAGACAAAGATGACAGCCCAAGAGACTTTTTgtattttcctatattttgcACTGATACAGAGGAGGACATTAATATCCGTTTGTACAAAGAACCCTTAGGGTTTAatttacacaaataataaagaataaaagaatgaatatGCTCACAACAAATTTCCAAGTGTCAGCCTTTCATAGGATATTGAATAACCGAAAATGGATTGGCTAAATAGCCTTTTCTTCCTATTTTAATATTCTTCAAATCCTTGTTGGATTGATGATTTGGTGGAGCCTTGCTTAGGTGTCTGGATGCTATTACTTGATTGGTCCTTGCATTCTCCTATTCTAACATCCCCCTCAAACTCGTGGGGAGTTCTACAACACAGAGTTTGCTTCGAAGTAGTTGAAAGTGAGACTGTGTCAATGGTTTCGTTAAGCAGTCAGCAATCTAATTAGATGAAGGGATGTACCTGACTTCAAAATGGCCACTGACAACTTGATCTCGTACAAAATGGACATCGAGCTCAATGTGCTTCATTCGAGCATGAAACACAGGGTTTGATGCTAAAGCTCCAACACTAATGTTGTCACACCATAGTATCGGTTTGTAGGTCTGTTGAACTTGTAGTTCAGTGAGCAGTTGTTTAAGCCAAATGATTTTTGTTATGGTGTGAGCTAGTGCTCGGTACTTGGACTCTGTGTTGGATCTAGCAACTACTGTTTTCTTTTTAGAGGAACAAGAGACAAGGTCGTTGCCAACATACACACAGTAGGCTGCAATAGACTTCCTATCATCAACATTGGAGGCCCAATTAGCATCCGAATAAGTTGTGAGTTGTAGGTCAGTGCTTGATTGGAACAGAAGACTATAATGTCTGGTAGCACTGACATACCGAAGGACTCGTTTGGTGGCCTACCAATGTACATCAGTAGGTGCTTTCAGGAACTGACTCATATGGTTGACAATGTAAGCTATGTTCGGTCTAGTGTTTGTCAAGTATTAAAGCACGCCAATGATACTTCTAAACAGATATGGATCAGTCAGCAGTTGTCCATCAGTTAGAGATAGATGTTTACCTACTGTGCAGGGAGAAGATACTGACTTTAGATCAGTGAGTCCAAGTTTGTGGAGTAAATCTTCCACATACTTTGCCTGATTAAGTATGAAGCCAGACTTGAGATAGTGCACTTGGATGCCCAAAAAGTATGTGAGACGACCAAGATCCTTCAGTGCAAATTTGCTGTCAAAAAGTTGGATGAGTTGAGATATAACCCGAGTATTATTGCCTGTGATTATCAGATCATCTACATATCAGAAAAATGACAGTCTCCCGAGTGTGAAAAGTGTACAAGGAGTTATCTGCCTTTGTAGCTTTGAACCCCCAATTGACTAAACCATTTCCAAGTGTGTTGCTCCATGCCCAAGGGGCTTGTTTCAAGCCATAAATAGCTTTATTTAACCTGCATACATAGTCTGGATGGTCAGTACTAACATATCCAGTAGGTTGCTTCATGTATACTTCCTCTTGTAAGTTGCCATTTAAGAAGGCGTTATTGAAATCAAGTTGGCGAATCTCCCATCCTCTTGAGACTGTTATGCTGAGTACTACTCTAATTGTGGATGCCTTTACAACTAGACTGAATGTCTCAAAAAAGTCTATCCCTTGATGCTGATGAAAACCCTTGGCAACCAAGCGAGCTTTGTACTTGTCAATAGAGCCATCTGGACGTTTTTTTCAGTCTGAATATCTACTTATTGCCCAAGACATTGTATGAATCAGATGGTGGTACAAGTTGCCAAGTGTTTCTTTGAACTAGTGCTTGGTACTCATCATCCATAGCGGCTCTCCATTGAGGTGTACTAAGTGCTTCTTTGACTCTCGTCGGTTCTGTAATGGTCCAGTCAGTTTTGGTTGCAAGTAGTAGTTTAGGCTTAAAGATTCCAGCCTTTGCTCTAGTGACCATTGGATGTGTTGGTTGAATTGGATCTAAGGGCTGTAAACGCTCAGTCGTGGTAGTGGTTTGTTGAGGAGGTGGGATTGGGGTGGAGTGATCTGTCTGGGAAGGAGCAGGGCTTGTATGGGATGGTGAACTGGTTGTGTGAGGTGGATCACTATTGGAATATGGAGTAATGGGACTGTCAGGTTGTGGGATATAAGATATAAAAGGTATGTCTTGGCTTGAGTGATTAGTCGATGGTTCTGATAGGATAGGCTGACTAGTAGAGTTGAGAGACAGATTGGAGGTAGAGTGATGTTGGATGTGGTTTGCAACAGATCGGGTAAGGCTTGGACAAGACGAGAGGGAATTTGGATAGGCAATGATGGAGAGCTGACTTTTGAAGGATCATTGATCACTGAAAACCAGTAGAGAAGGGAAATTCAGTctcattaaacataaaatttcgAGAGATATACACCTTACCTGACTTAGCTAGGCACTGATGACCTTTATGAAGTATGCTTGGGCCTAGATATACACACTTTTCAGAATGATACTGAAATTTATGCTGTTGATATGGTCGGATGCAGGGAAAACATGCACAACCGAACATTCTTAACTTGGTGATGTCTAACACTCGGTTAAAACAGTAGTTGTGTTGGAGACTGTCCTTGCAACACAGAGGTGGGTAAGCCATTGATTAGGATGTTGGCATTGGCAAACGCATCCCATCAATACTGATACAGCATGGAAGCTTGAGCGAGGAGAGTGAGCCCTATTTCAACTAAGTGTCTGTGTTTTCACTCCACTCTTCCATTTTGTGCTGAGATGTAGGGACAGAAGTATCTATTTACAATGCTAAGAGAAGAGCGTAGCTGATGTATTTTTGTAAACTCAGTGCTATTATCTGATTGAAAGACCTTTATTGTAGTATCAAACTGATTTTTTACTACTTGAATGATATGGTTAAAGGCTGCCAGTGCATCCAATTTTTGTTTAAGTGGATATGTCCACAGAAATCGACTATAATCCTCTAAAAATGGAACATAATATCGAAACCTACTGTTTGGAGCTGGTCCTCATACATCAGAGTAGATTAGTTCAAAACTGTTTTTAGTTCTAGAATCAAATAAAGGAAATGGAAGAAAGTGTGACTTGCCCAGCTGATATGAATCACAAAACAACTGTTTTTCATTAACTTTGATCGACTGTTTACACTGATTTAgtatgattttcaaaattttggaagagggaTGACCTAATCTCTTGTGCCACAGATCAGTTGACTCAACAACATTAACACTGATATTTGACAGGTACAGAACTTTGGAGCTATTATTTTTGTCCAATGATTTGGGATTGTCTGATCTTCTAAGCTTCAAAATGTCATGTGGTTGAACTGTCGTCTCCCCAAGCTGATAGAGGCCATCCTTAAGTGTGCCTTTCACCAGAGTATTGCCCGTACGTTTGTCCTTTATCAAGCAGCAAGTTCCATGAAATTCCacaaaaatgtcattgtctTGAGTTAGTCTAGAGATGCTTACTAAGTTCTTTGCAATTGATGGTACATAAAAGACATCTTCTAAACTAAGTACACACTGTCCTGATTTTAAGCTTGAATTACCTACAGTAGATATGCATAACTATTCACCATTGCCAACTGTCACTAGATTAATACCTGAGTATTCAGATGGATTGGCAATGTGTGTTGGATCAGCTATGACATGGTTAGTAGCACCACTATCTGCATACCAGTTGACATCATTGGGATTCTCAGGTGTAGCAAGGAATGGATTGGTGGGGTATAAAGTCCTGAAGGCTGAAGAAGTGTTGTTGGACGGTTGTTAATGTCCAGGTCCTTTGCTTTGATTAGCATTAAGAACGTATTCCCGATTGAACCGTTGGTAACAGACATCAGCTGAGTGACCATACTTGGAGCACACTTGACATGTTGGGCGATTTCCCCTACCACGACCTCTGCCTCGATTGCCTCCTCCATTGTTGGGGTAGTTGGGTTTAGAGTTGTTCTGTTGATATTTCCCATTGCCTTGATTAACATTGTGACTATTGGATTTGGTATTACCATTGCCCCTGCCAAACATGACATTCACAGATGGATTTCCTAAGAACTAACTAACATTTTGGCATAATTTTGATGCTCCAACCTTTTCTCAAAGGAAAGGAGCTCTGATTGCATATCCAACCAGGATATGTCAGGCTTACTTTGAATTACAACAACAATAGGGTTATACTCTTCATCTAAACTAAGACTTGTAAAATTAGGTTTCGAGAGGATATCGAGCTGCCTGCTTGAGCTAAGTTGTCTGAGTGTAGCTTCATTAGTTTGAGATATTCAGACATAGATGAGTTGTCCTTGTGTGTTTGCTAGAATACTTGTCGAAAATAGTCCTCCTTAGCTCGTGACTGGACACCAAATAGAGCGTGAATGGCATCCACAACACCTTAGCATTCTCAAATCCCATTAGTTGAACGGCAACTTCTAGTGCCATTGAATTGTAGAGCCACCCTAATAATAATTGATCTGCTGTAATCCATGCCTCATAAAGGGGATTCAGCATCTGCTCACTTGTGGAGCTGGACGAACTTCCCGATGGGTCAGGGACAGTGGCCGTTGCCTCATGAACTAATATGCCTTCTGTTGGGAGGGAACAAACATGGGAGGGCAGATTTTTGTACCTAATAGGTGGCCTTCTAGTCGGTACCCTTGGAGAATTGGCAATGCCAATGTCTTCCAAAGCATAAAGTTCCCCCGTTCGAGTTTGGTGCTAGCGATTTGGTTGAGAAGTTGATTCAGGGGCGGTGTGCTAAACTTTGTAGTCTCAGTCCCGGTGGTGTTCATGCCTGAGCGAGCGGCGTTGGCCATTAAagaaggctctgataccaagtttgATTATAGAAAGGAAGAAAATAGAGATGGCAGCCCAAGAGACTTTTgtattttcctatattttgcACTGACATAGAGGAGGACATTTATATCCGTTTGTACAAAGAACCCTTAGGGTTTAatttacacaaataataaagaataaaagatTGAATATGCTCACAACAAATTTCCAAGTGTCAGCCTTTCATAGGATGTTGAATAACCGAAAATGGATTGGCTAAATAGCCTTTTCTTCCTATTTTAATATTCTCCAAATCCTTGTTGATGATTTGGTGGAGCCTTGCTTAGGTGTTTGGATGCTATTACTTGATTGGTCTTTGCATTCTTCTATTCTAACAATATCCCAAttccaatttcaatttaaaagcaaaattaattttgaagaaaataaatagttggggaccgtttatttatttatttattatttttttttgtaaggtaAATAGCCGAAATCTTAGATACTCAGAATCATAGATATACAGAATTATAGATATCTGTCATCTTTAGATTATTTTGTATGTTTTGTAGGAATATTTTTGTAGATATCTAAGAATATTTTGATATCCGTGTTAATTTCATAAGATTTCTACTCATAAatgtattaaatttatataatttttcaagAATGCCTTTacaactatttattaatttataattaatttaaacttatataacatatttgttttgatgaatttgaatttctttaccttaatacaatttatattattttatttttctcaacaaggTAATATATCATAGTTTACAATTTTTTACAAAAGAAATGTGTGATATCAGGACATCTTACATTATCGCAAAATAAACACAGTAATCTATATGTCAACTCCATAAAGATATAGGATGTTTGCGAAATATTGTCATTTGATTTGAAGAGATGCATGAGAGAAGTGGGGGACACGTGGAGGGATAACCACAAATGCCACGTCAAACAATCACTCATTTCGAATTTTGTTATGTTTGTTATGGagttttatctaaatgatcataAAGAAAGAGATCTATTTGGCGGTGTATGCCTTTCCTTCTTTAAAATCAGCACCGTCTCATTCTTCCTTTCCTTATTCCTTACCTTTGAGTTGGCTACCAATGCAAGGCATTTGAAGTACTTGCAATAATAGCAAAGgactataaataaattatatatttaccaTGTTGGAAAAAGTACTTACTTCTATAacggaaaaaaaataataatagaaaagttaaaagaaaattataagaCTAGAAAGACACAAAAATTTACGtggataattccaaattaaaaaaaaaatgtctaaaaaGGACAAAATTAACAACTAATAAAATCTAAAACGACAAAGTCAGAACAGGAGACAATATTTAGGCCAAAAGTAATGCCTTACGACCAAAAATGCCCAAAACCTAGAGGCTCGATCTTGGCCAAAGTCGAGGTCAACCCCAATGAATAACCCCATGGAAATTGCTACTCACAAGCTCGACCCAATACGATTAAGGAGACATTCTTACATTGTTTCGAAACCTTATCTATGAGGATCTAGGATCAACACACCTATAAATATACTATTATAGCTTTAGAGAAGATAAGTTCATTCTTCATACTCAAATTCTTAGCTTTCAACCTTTTTTTATTCTCTAACTTAAACATCAAAACGTGTTTGGTAAATATCACATCGGTATGTAGGTCTACATTTGCTTTGCAGgtcatatttttctctttttcaaataaatttactGTT
This DNA window, taken from Benincasa hispida cultivar B227 chromosome 6, ASM972705v1, whole genome shotgun sequence, encodes the following:
- the LOC120080154 gene encoding uncharacterized protein LOC120080154 — translated: MTNLFALCLIVTTLSAAGLWSPPPSQQDVIVKEGHRVVVVEYGDQDQHNTKVSISSQPDQDVKDSESHRTRDLICDVYGKCKHKVASAVEKAKVMVSETVQEAHDVGEAVADAFDEAKDTISDKSHQTKEAVLGKAREWKEGAKKTVKEAKSREEDVVEGAERLARETGEKIKTGENRLKQNLMGIVDRGVKVIKYSFRHLGFGTDVLGLLGFAMALGMGVWVTFISSYVLASVLPRQQLAVVQSKIYPVYFKAMASSIGMALFGHLFRRAEWKFPIPKNAEIVQGYVLVAALFMIFANFLYMEPRATKVMFERLKIEKEEGRGIEDIGGEPGIGNVNDSPPAITTTTPTQVVDREVVKSRIVGLNKRLKKLNSYSSLLNLLTLMALTWHLVYLSRRFCNPC